A genomic window from Lycium barbarum isolate Lr01 chromosome 4, ASM1917538v2, whole genome shotgun sequence includes:
- the LOC132635483 gene encoding uncharacterized protein LOC132635483 isoform X4, which translates to MMPDIPGQITFAKELEMHLQELQTEFENLVWERKQLEKKIQLAINDKRILQAMLAELEDEHDEAIVKIEQLEGQLQDLKVENQRLNEVHGKALSDQRDHFDAQSYSGAVPFWRSSGIESVAIDQEGLKENKSKSGSMNHDFMGARSSRDVKLEDFDTRDVLQQRRDLAFSQTLFSAILSLLVGTIVWKAEDACMPLILALFTVVGMSLWSVVQFFSTIKNRPASDAVALLSFNWFLLGTLTYPTLPRITPVVAPVLWALSDRTVELLGF; encoded by the exons ATGATGCCAGATATTCCTGGCCAGATCACGTTTGCAAAAGAG CTGGAGATGCATCTGCAAGAACTGCAAACCGAGTTTGAGAACCTTGTCTGGGAAAGGAAGCAACTTGAGAAGAAAATACAATTAGCCATCAATGATAAAAGGATATTGCAGGCCATGTTAGCAGAACTTGAGGATGAACATGACGAGGCCATCGTCAAAATTGAGCAATTGGAGGGCCAG CTTCAGGATCTGAAGGTGGAAAATCAACGATTGAACGAAGTTCATGGTAAAGCACTTTCGGACCAAAGAGACCATTTTGATGCCCAAAGCTATAGCGGTGCTGTTCCATTTTGGAGATCAAGTGGCATTGAGAGCGTAGCCATAGACCAGGAAggactgaaagaaaataaaagcaAAAGTGGAAGTATGAACCATGATTTTATGGGAGCCAGATCCTCTCGAGATGTCAAGCTTGAGGATTTCGACACAAGAGATGTGCTACAACAACGAAGGGATCTAGCTTTTTCCCAGACCCTTTTTAGTGCAATATTATCGCTCTTAGTTGGAACGATTGTATGGAAAGCTGAAGATGCATGCATGCCTCTAATCCTCGCGTTATTTACCGTCGTTGGCATGTCATTGTGGAGCGTGGTCCAGTTCTTCTCAACCATTAAAAACAGACCCGCGTCTGATGCAGTTGCTCTCTTGAGCTTCAACTGGTTTTTACTTGGAACGCTAACGTATCCTACATTACCAAGAATCACTCCTGTAGTTGCACCAGTGTTATGGGCTCTCTCAGACAGGACTGTGGAGCTGCTAGGTTTCTAA